The following coding sequences are from one Granulicella arctica window:
- a CDS encoding acyltransferase, with product MRKLILKVAKKLRFRFSEFHTWLLSNSFERIGEGVRIDFPIRIEQPGSISIGDGCILYSRSWFNPVAAWSGQQYNGKIVLGDRVMIGYGCQISAASSVVIEDDVTVAAGVVIVDHIHDHRHVDTAIFAAPISEPKPVRIGKRAFLGVYCFIGPGVQIGEQAVIAANAVVTKDVPAYCIAVGSPARLTRFHDPAVSNEQPTAAEV from the coding sequence ATGAGAAAGCTGATTTTGAAAGTTGCAAAAAAGCTTCGGTTTCGTTTCTCAGAGTTCCACACATGGCTCCTGAGCAACTCGTTCGAAAGAATCGGCGAGGGAGTGCGAATCGACTTTCCCATTCGCATCGAACAGCCCGGATCGATCAGTATCGGTGACGGGTGCATACTCTACTCACGCTCGTGGTTCAATCCAGTTGCTGCCTGGTCGGGGCAACAATACAACGGCAAGATCGTCCTGGGAGACAGGGTGATGATAGGCTACGGCTGCCAGATCTCCGCGGCATCTTCCGTTGTCATCGAAGATGATGTGACAGTCGCCGCAGGTGTGGTCATCGTGGATCACATTCATGATCATCGGCATGTTGACACCGCGATCTTCGCAGCCCCTATATCAGAGCCAAAGCCAGTGCGCATTGGAAAGCGGGCCTTTCTGGGCGTGTATTGCTTCATCGGACCAGGCGTTCAGATAGGAGAACAAGCCGTAATTGCAGCGAATGCAGTTGTCACCAAAGACGTTCCGGCCTACTGCATCGCGGTTGGTAGCCCGGCTCGTCTCACACGCTTTCACGATCCGGCAGTTTCCAACGAGCAGCCGACCGCTGCTGAGGTTTGA
- a CDS encoding oligosaccharide flippase family protein — protein sequence MTELDATQEIPEVELRRDSTLRFVSNGAAMATANLLGRGLGYISIILMARRLAVPYMGAYALLYTASMLVELIANLGLDKLLMREIAGSSSAVGKGYFRAALPIRFAMATVSWAAAWGLLMRFFRHELPVSAATAGIFLAMIFPVIATRNCEAFLTAHEKLIPIAFSQFAERMLMFAAAMLLVTDKLSFGSMMCVAPLAALVRMIMIAVSTRKEWMPNEAPVHPNVRKLVREGLELFLTEVLALVYFRSDVFVMAKMRGLADTGIYQIAYKIFDVCLSLFAGFLQAAFPRMARNNTKEMLRTHLLTGSLLLSVPAIGVILLRHPILDVFHKQYVTGSTALVWLMLTVPLVYINSTLANATIVARRVRLLGAIALLLVVMNVSLDIALIPRWGINAAAFVTFFCEVFSTVVLAPLLLRTMTKVRDTA from the coding sequence TTGACTGAGCTAGACGCAACACAGGAAATACCGGAAGTCGAACTAAGGCGCGACTCTACACTGCGCTTTGTATCCAATGGTGCTGCAATGGCCACAGCCAATCTGCTCGGCCGCGGCCTTGGCTACATTTCGATTATTTTGATGGCCCGTCGCCTTGCTGTGCCCTACATGGGGGCGTACGCCCTGCTGTACACCGCGAGCATGCTTGTCGAACTCATTGCTAATCTTGGGCTTGACAAGCTCTTGATGCGTGAGATTGCCGGGAGTAGCTCTGCGGTTGGCAAAGGGTACTTTCGAGCCGCTCTGCCTATACGTTTCGCGATGGCAACTGTGTCCTGGGCCGCAGCCTGGGGACTACTGATGAGGTTCTTTCGCCATGAATTGCCGGTCAGCGCGGCTACCGCCGGAATCTTCCTTGCAATGATCTTTCCGGTGATAGCAACGCGTAATTGCGAGGCGTTTCTTACGGCGCATGAGAAGCTCATTCCTATCGCATTTTCTCAATTCGCGGAGCGAATGCTGATGTTTGCAGCGGCCATGCTTCTCGTTACTGACAAGCTGTCATTCGGCAGCATGATGTGCGTGGCACCATTGGCGGCACTCGTCAGAATGATCATGATCGCGGTTTCGACCCGCAAGGAGTGGATGCCCAATGAAGCTCCGGTCCATCCCAACGTACGCAAGCTAGTGCGAGAGGGACTGGAACTTTTTCTCACCGAGGTTCTGGCTCTCGTGTACTTCCGCTCGGATGTCTTCGTCATGGCAAAAATGCGAGGCTTGGCAGATACGGGAATTTACCAGATTGCTTACAAAATATTCGACGTCTGTCTGTCACTATTTGCAGGCTTTTTGCAGGCAGCATTTCCACGTATGGCACGAAACAACACGAAAGAGATGTTACGCACGCATTTGCTGACAGGATCTTTGCTTCTTTCGGTTCCAGCCATAGGCGTAATTTTGTTGCGCCACCCTATCCTAGATGTATTCCATAAGCAATACGTTACTGGATCGACAGCGCTGGTGTGGCTTATGTTGACTGTACCCCTGGTGTATATAAATTCCACACTCGCAAATGCAACCATTGTGGCTAGACGTGTTCGCCTATTGGGGGCAATAGCCCTCCTGCTCGTGGTAATGAACGTCAGTCTGGATATTGCCCTCATTCCAAGATGGGGGATTAATGCTGCGGCTTTTGTGACGTTCTTCTGCGAAGTATTCTCCACAGTCGTGTTGGCACCGTTATTATTGCGCACAATGACAAAAGTTCGGGATACCGCATGA
- a CDS encoding O-antigen ligase family protein: MTIQTAIFGYTQIQFRSVVGWLIAALVLGCAAAFAGLPLFYGFIGLALFIIFAGVATHYPSVVMAASVWALALCPFSFGIETGVLPKLFADEILLLTYIAILLPMYWATDRVWQTGVSKYLLIVAGFVFCQCLSLLIRTDLIAFRNLLETYILGPMLMIVFLQEAANTDCDEWFSKAVIWLTVLIAVLSVVERVLQRNPILEGMELEGGFQYLSPQVVAITEGVYRPYVTFFHPSETGTFIAMGLPYAIRGWMHQRSWLPTVQILLIAAGLAVNATRGVWVGAALSLLLLARNPIMIVVSTIPAAGLGGSLAYVVLKSTPFMQRLSDANNLLGRFIYWQLGAQVFSDNKTLGVGHMQFQKVYLDYVHNQSEIAQISITQIHVIDNLYLTTLAEHGFVGFMGLIALFICTGILLKRFRKRLLDLGLVRQASLVQATQLVLVVYAVSGFFADVNEFTKVTKFFFILVGFGLGTALRSLRADERGKARVTVRSFLNPEFVR, from the coding sequence ATGACGATACAAACGGCAATCTTCGGTTACACACAGATTCAATTCCGTTCGGTTGTCGGATGGTTGATAGCTGCACTTGTGCTTGGCTGCGCTGCTGCGTTCGCTGGCTTACCTCTTTTTTATGGCTTCATTGGGCTCGCGCTATTTATTATCTTCGCAGGTGTTGCTACGCACTATCCCTCGGTGGTTATGGCCGCCTCCGTCTGGGCATTGGCGCTGTGTCCGTTTAGCTTCGGAATCGAAACCGGCGTTCTGCCGAAGCTCTTTGCGGATGAAATCCTGCTGCTGACATATATTGCCATTCTGTTGCCCATGTACTGGGCGACGGACAGGGTCTGGCAGACCGGGGTTAGTAAATATCTTTTGATCGTAGCCGGATTTGTGTTTTGTCAGTGTCTGTCATTGCTTATTCGCACAGATCTCATTGCCTTCCGCAATCTGCTGGAGACCTACATTCTAGGTCCGATGCTAATGATCGTTTTTCTTCAGGAGGCAGCAAACACTGATTGTGATGAATGGTTTTCCAAAGCAGTGATATGGCTAACAGTCCTTATCGCCGTGCTCAGCGTCGTAGAACGAGTACTGCAAAGAAATCCAATCTTAGAAGGAATGGAACTCGAAGGTGGCTTCCAGTACCTTTCACCGCAAGTTGTCGCGATAACGGAAGGCGTCTACCGGCCTTACGTCACTTTCTTCCATCCGTCAGAAACCGGTACCTTCATAGCCATGGGGCTACCTTATGCAATTCGTGGATGGATGCACCAACGGAGCTGGCTGCCTACAGTACAGATACTGCTAATTGCAGCAGGCCTTGCTGTCAACGCCACGCGGGGAGTTTGGGTAGGTGCCGCGTTGTCGCTGCTGTTGTTGGCAAGAAACCCCATCATGATTGTTGTGTCCACTATCCCTGCGGCCGGCTTGGGAGGCTCCCTTGCCTACGTCGTTCTGAAATCAACCCCGTTCATGCAGAGGCTTTCAGACGCCAACAATCTATTGGGCCGTTTTATCTACTGGCAGCTAGGTGCACAGGTGTTTTCAGATAACAAGACATTGGGTGTGGGGCACATGCAATTCCAGAAAGTCTATCTGGATTATGTGCACAACCAGAGTGAGATCGCTCAGATCAGCATCACACAAATCCACGTGATCGATAACCTCTATTTAACTACGTTGGCAGAACATGGGTTCGTCGGGTTTATGGGGTTGATCGCTCTCTTTATTTGCACAGGAATATTGCTAAAGCGATTCCGCAAACGACTGTTAGATCTCGGACTCGTGCGGCAGGCATCCTTGGTTCAGGCTACCCAGCTGGTCTTAGTTGTCTATGCTGTGTCTGGCTTCTTTGCGGACGTGAATGAGTTCACGAAGGTAACGAAATTCTTTTTCATTCTTGTCGGGTTCGGCCTCGGCACAGCGCTGCGATCGCTTCGCGCAGACGAGCGTGGAAAAGCGAGGGTCACGGTAAGGTCTTTTCTGAACCCGGAGTTTGTACGATGA
- a CDS encoding glycosyltransferase family 2 protein produces the protein MSAIEPENSNNRPHQVDVSVIYVNWNCAEQIEGSIESLREKTASCSYEIIVVDNDSPQGLGALANDPDLRLIVSSKNDGFGAGCNIGVAAANGRFLLFLNPDTQLLNDVLGELTCFLEGHPRAGIAGSLVEDSKGTVLFDGGRSLPSLLNEFLQHSTLCFRFPRGRWTSRPYISDWDHLSTREVGSVIGACMMIKSEYFRAVGGFDETFFLYCEEVDLCYRVHKAGLGIWYVHTARILHKERQSTLQLYGSVSRVVLQNMKSQNYYFKKHNGPVIAFLWRWMLISLYMLRYLLRRDPSYLEYAKWGITA, from the coding sequence ATGAGTGCGATTGAGCCAGAGAATAGCAATAACAGACCTCATCAGGTTGATGTATCTGTTATCTACGTGAACTGGAACTGCGCAGAGCAGATTGAAGGATCCATCGAATCGCTGCGAGAGAAGACGGCGAGTTGTAGCTATGAGATCATCGTCGTCGACAACGATTCACCGCAAGGTTTAGGGGCACTTGCGAACGATCCAGACCTTCGCCTAATTGTGAGCAGTAAAAATGACGGCTTTGGTGCAGGATGCAACATTGGCGTGGCTGCCGCCAATGGTAGGTTTCTGCTTTTTTTAAACCCCGACACGCAACTGCTGAATGATGTGCTGGGAGAGCTGACATGCTTTCTGGAAGGCCATCCTCGAGCAGGTATTGCTGGATCGTTGGTGGAAGACAGCAAAGGCACGGTTCTCTTCGATGGCGGACGCTCTTTACCCTCATTGCTGAACGAGTTCTTGCAACACAGCACACTCTGCTTTCGTTTTCCCAGAGGACGATGGACGTCTAGACCATATATCTCGGACTGGGATCATCTATCCACGCGCGAGGTTGGGTCCGTTATCGGAGCTTGCATGATGATAAAGTCTGAATATTTCCGCGCAGTGGGCGGCTTTGATGAAACGTTCTTCCTCTACTGCGAGGAGGTTGATCTTTGTTATCGAGTGCACAAGGCTGGACTAGGCATCTGGTACGTCCATACGGCTAGGATTCTGCATAAAGAAAGGCAGAGCACGTTGCAGCTTTATGGCTCTGTCAGTCGTGTGGTACTTCAAAATATGAAGAGCCAGAACTACTATTTTAAAAAACATAATGGGCCCGTGATCGCCTTCCTATGGCGATGGATGCTCATTAGCCTCTACATGCTGCGATATCTGCTCCGACGCGATCCGTCCTATCTCGAATATGCGAAGTGGGGTATCACAGCATGA